GGGAGGCGTCTCGAGAGATCATCTCCCCTATGTTCACACCCGACAAAGAATGGTAGGTGAACATAGAAAGATATGTAAAGTGAGTGAGTGCAGTAATGCTGacgtgcatatgtgtgtatgtgtgttggcaGGTCCGCTGTCTCCAGGTCTGTTTCTACACTGCAGGACATCCCAGAGGTGGTGGATGAGTTGCTGGGGAGCGCTACAGATGGGTCTCCTCCCGGGTAATGACCATGGACGCAACACCATCACTAGCCAGTAGAAACTCAGAGCTGAGaatgttgtttttccatttgGTTAACTTTGGAGATAAAAATATGATTATCTGCTTGTGTTTTCACATGTTTAGGCAGCTGCTGGATTTGCCAGAGCATGGAGATGCACCTGTGCTGTTTCAGTCTCTTCTGCCTCCAGAGGTCGACCGCAGAACTGTTAGCAACATTTTTCAGAGGCTCCTGGGTAAGGCATCAGTTTCTGTTATCCAATCATCCCTTTACCTGTGTTGAAatcatattaatgttattatCAACAAAAAGCTCTGTAATAAATGTGTGGTCAGTGAGTTATGAGATCTGACTTTCGGTTTAGAAGAAAGTCTGAGTCGGGTCTTTGAAAATACCAAATGGTGTCACAGGTGGAAGCTTTAATAATGAGCTGGCAGGAGCTGAGGGACTAATAACTCACAGGGGGTTCATGGACAAGGGTTCATAGGaaaataattcaattttaacCAAACCTAGTTCCAGTCAAAGTTTAAGTAATAATTGCTTTGTGAGCTATTATCCAGATGTTCCCTACCTTGATCTTTTTGTGTTAAATTGTGGGTTTATTAACGGCAAAGGAATGTTTTAAACGCAGTGTTTGTGACTTGTCTGCAGAGACTCTATCGGCCAAGAAACTACGTGTGGAGCAGAACGAGCCTTATGGTGACATATTAATATTTCCTGGATCTAACTACGAAGAGGGGAATATGGATTTTTGATGTGTACACGGTCACCCAACTCCCCACAAGCCTCCAAAACAAACATCATTGTTCAGTCTGATAGAAGATTATTTGTCTGTTCTTGACACTTCCTATGTTCACTTcatcagagagaaagaaacatctGGATTTAAACATTATCATACAAGACAAATATGCATAGAAGTCAAAGGTTTGGTTATTAATCACTTCACAAGATTTGTCATTGCTGTGACCTGTTCACATGCTTTTAGAACCGGCGGGTTCATATAATTTCCAAAAGCAAATCATTGGTCCCTTTTGCTACTGTGACCAACAAGTTTTATTAACTTTATGAGATTTCAGATgagtattttaaatatttttatgattctgttttttcatattttttaaagacatttcctcATGTTAATCTGCATAGAAAGAAAATGCACATTGTCTGTTTAAGTTATGTGTCCCTTTTGAACatgaactacaaaataaaaacttcagAAGAGCTCTGGCAGTTATTTCTGTAAAGAAAGCATACACTGTATATTGAAAGGTATGTGTAGCATGCAGAGCAGGACAGGTGTGGCAAAACATGTTGCCGGGGTTAAGGAGGTGCAAGGAGGAGAGTAAGAAAGTTGAGTGAAACTGGATCTCTCCTCCCCCTGACCACATCTTGATTCTCCTCTTAAGACTTTCTCAGGGGGTTGTGACTGAAGTTTATTATTAGCAGTTGTCtgagctctctctttctcaccctCTCTATCTGTCCTCTCTTCGTCTCAATTCTGCCTGTcgctttctgtttttgtcttgttcaCTTGTttgatttctgcttttgtttatTCCTCTTAAGCTATTTTCTATTCTGTCCGTTTTGTGGCTAGTTGTTTCACCTTCACTTCTAGTTTTCATTGACAACATTGCTATATTTGACTTTGTCACAACTCCATGTCCTGTAGTCTTTTCTGTGCCACTGCTTTAATATTGTGTTGACTGTCCTTTgtgcttttttctctctgcaaCTCTTAGTCATCTAGTTTTGCTGCTTTTGCTTCACCTGCCTCTCTCCTTCACCATAACCCCCCTCCATCATCTTCTCGTCTCAAGTTCTTCTCATCTCTGAGGAACTCTGCACTTCTGCATCATGGGGAAGACAGAGATGTGCTCTCTCTACAAGGGCTTTCTGGACTGTATttgcctctgtctctctgcaagTATCTCAATTCTTTTGTGCATgtatttgctgtgtttttgctatttatttttttctgtcaccTCTGCATTGTGGTTGACTTTGGCCTGAAATCATCTGCACTATGTGGTGAGGTTTTATTCATAATTTTGTATTGAAGCTCCACAAATCAAGTGAagaccgtgtgtgtgtttacatgtgtcACTTGCTTTTGTGCATGGTCTATCTTTTGGCCTGTGTCCTGCAGTAAGTCTGCACATGTTGGGCTTCTGATATTAATAACAGTTTCAGAATGCGGATGGAAATAGAGCCTCAGCTCCTCCAAAGAGGCTAGAAGTCGTTTGACATTTCTTATTAACCTCCTTTAGAACAAACTTAGGTTGTCAGGATCAACCCTGATGTAAAAGCTTGCATTCTGGAGGATTTTGTTTTATCACAACTGCATTCAGAGTCCACAGTTATAAAAGAATGCTCGAAATTTAAAACCGTTCAATGCAGATTTGTTACTCTGTTTGCATGTAAgtttgaatgcatcagtcttAGCCAAGGGTAAATCCACCCAATGACGTTTAAGAGGTCAGATGTCACTCTGTGTCAGAGAGGCACAGAGGCAGGTTGATTTTTtcccattatttattttttggctcCACCTCGTTTCCAGCGGAGCAGCGATGAGGCTGCAGGCGACAATGAGAGGGACACTGAGAACGGTCACCTGATCTACAAAAGCGGAGACGTCCTCGAAGACAGATGTAGGTGTCAGTTGAAATTGTTGGCAGCTTTTATAAAAATGCTCCTGCTTTAACTCCACCTCTATTTCTTACAGATGAGATAATTGAAACTTTAGGTGAGGGGACCTTTGGGAAGGTGGTCCAATGTTTGGACCACTGCAGGTAACTTGCTTCATCTAATAATGAAAGTTGGACCAATCTGCAACATGTGTTTATTGCTTTTAAACATTCCTCAACacacagaggaggaggtggagttgcttTGAAGATCATTAAAAACTTGGATAAATACAGAGAAGCAGCCAAACTGGAAATCAATGTTCTGGAGAAGATCAGTGAGAGAGATCCAGATAACAGACAGTAAGTAGTTTGTAATTTTGACTCGTTTTCTGTCTTTTACATTTCATctatgttttttcccccctaaTAGTCACTGTGTCCGGATGGTGGACTGGTTTAACTACTACGGACACGTGTGCATCACTTTTGAGCTGCTGTCTCTCAGTACCTTTGACTTCTTGAAAGCAAACAACTTCCTGCCTTATCCCATTAACCAGATCCGACACATGGCCCACCAGATTTGTGACGCTGTCAGCTGTGAGTCCAACATGCATCACATCAACTGTACcacttttgcatttttgtctGGTATCTCTGGATCAATGGCAGTGATGACAGTAATTATTAACAAGTGTCCCACTGATACGGTATGTAGAGGGTGACTGTGACGTGAAGATGATTGTGTTTCTAAAGTGAAAGACAAACACAACTAAGGCTGTGACTTAGTTATTtttcattcagtttttttattatacatacGCTATCATCATGTCTGATTAACAAAAAACTCAACCAGACGGGGGCGTTTGCTCTCTACTGTTAAATCTACTTTCCATCCACTGCAGTTCTCCATGACAACAAGCTGACTCACACAGACCTAAAGCCTGAGAACATCCTCTTTGTCAACTCAGGCTACTCCCTCATGTACAACGCTGAGAAGGTAAACAACTGCAGGCATGACGGCTGGGACTTTAAGGGGTGATATAAAATCCGGATGTTAAGTAAGGAGGGATTGGAGGCAGATATTGGCTTTGCGGTATGCAAACTTTGGTCAGCAGAACCTGTAAAACCACCCACATGTGTTGGTTACAGGTGCACATATTTATCCAGGTTGTGTTTGCTGACCTCAGCGCAGCAATGTGTGGCATCTttgatgagatgttttttttagttgtttttttaaaccctgaATGCTATAATGAAAAGAATTCTAATTGTGACACGAGCAGTGAGACAATCCAACAGGTTTGAACTAAACCCCAAGGTTAGccaaaactatttaaattagAAAACCAAAGCACACGGTATGGTTATTACACAATTTGTGTTTCATtgcagttttcttttgcagacGTACTGGTTAAACTTTAACCTATCATACTTAAGAGAAAAGGAAATACGCTTATTCTTTTTATTGCTCAGAGGTTGATGACCACTGCCATATGTTCTATGAATATGAAGCTACTTATTAGTTTAGCTTCACTTATAGACTGGTAGCAGCGGAAAAAACTGTAGCTCTGGCCAAACAGTTGGCTTGTTTACTTTCTGTCTTCCTTTAGAAGTGCAGTGAGCGGAGAATAAATGACACCACAGTGCGGCTTGTTGACTTTGGCAGTGCTATTTTTGACCACGAACACCACTCTGCCCTCATCTCTACACGGCACTACCGAGCTCCAGAGATCATACTGGGTAAGAGATGTTGATTTAGACCGGGGAGCTGTCAGGCCTGTTTAGTTGTTTTGAAAGTTTTGTCCCTCTTCACTCTCCCACAGAGTTGGGTTGGAGTCACCCGTGTGATGTGTGGAGCATCGGCTGCATCCTGTTTGAATACTACAAAGGCTTCACACTGTACCAGGTCACGATTATATTGTTAAAATTACAGCATGCTGAAAGTGGTGTGATTTGGATCTTGTTGACGTGATCTTCACTTTTAGACTCATGACAATAAGGAGCATCTTGCTATGATGGAGAGCATACAGGGACCAGTTCCTCAGAGAATGATTCAAAGGAGCAGGTAACACACACtcctgtacacacaaacacacatgcaaactttGTCTGACAAAACTTAATTTTTCTCACAGAAAGCAAAAGTATTTCCACCGTGGGCGTCTCGACTGGAATCAGTGCTCCAAGGCCGGACGCTACGTGAAAGCCAAGTGCAAACCATTAAGGGTGAGCTGAGACAGGAGCAAACTGTTAACTGTGAGCCAAGTACATGAACTCCCTTGAACAACTTgcttctctctttgtttcttcaGAAGTACTTGTTATCTCACGGCACAGAACACCACCAGTTTTTTTACCTCTTAGAGAGGATGCTGGAGTATGAGCCCTCCACACGCATCTCTCTTTCCTCTGCCCTGTGTCACCCCTTCTTCCTGCCTCTTCATCATCCAGGAAGGAGTCAAACCTGGAGGAAGAGCTGTGATATGAGCAGATGAACCTAAATAGAAAACCGACTCTACGAGGATCACACCAATGTATTTCCAAGTTTTAGTTTCTCAACTTCAAATCAGAAGATCTTAATTGACAGAAGGGCTTAAAAAGTTATTGTTATAGTGTGCACAATGTTGAAGAAGTAgaagaaatactgtatgtgagaaATCTTTTGTTTTCTGGAGGTAATTATGCCATGAGCCCAACAGTAATATTCCCCCGATGCAGTTGAGACCAGGGTGGTGGTGAAAGAGTAGAAGATTTGGATGGATGTGATCTGGAGCGAGGTTTTGAGAGAGCTCAGTGGAAGAACTCATGGTACAGGAACTCATGGGACACACAGGAGGTGAATGAGGTTGAGGTGGGTCATGGCAATCAgacaatgaaataaatgaaaggaAGATTTGTTTGACACCAACAAGCTAATTGGTGACACCCTCACTCAGCTGATTAAGCGCGAAAGAAATATCTGACTCTTTAAGTGTTAAATGCTGCATTACGTTCACAGTTATTTAGCATTGGTGCTGAGCGGTGCAGGTGGCTCACAGTTGGCTGAAAACAACACTGATAAAAGTGATGAAAGTGAAAGACGCTGAAAACTTTATAAAGCTAAGGGAAATTGCAACTGGCAATACTGCTGAACAGTGTTGAATGCCGTCTACACGTTTCCAGATTTTGTTTCCCTGCTGTTACAAGCTTCCTGTGgtctacatttatttttttgttgaaaaaataacaGTGGCGGTTCTAGGGTGGTGGCCAGTGCCTCATCCCccctatgccccccccccccccccccaaacggTGGCaagtatttttataaaaatgtttaaccCCACCTTTATCCCCAAAGAGGGGATATTATTCATGTACATAAAATGTAGGCTACCATTGTATGAGTATTCTTTTGATTATTGTTATATGTGTATTGTTAGTCTCTTGTAGAACCAAACCTTTGGAGGGTTGGTGGTATGTAATACTTCTGCTAATTTGGTACCCCTAAAATTGCATGTGGCCCCAGTCTGGCCCCTCCATTTGAAACGGTCTAGAGTCACCACTGAAAATTAAATCTGTAAATCAAAAATTTAGAAGATATAGATACAGATCCAAAGGTATCTTTCTAGAATGATcaacttctttagttgtttaaTAAATTTTAATAAATTCAGTTCTTCTGTTGTGATTGAGGCAGAGAACGGTCCGTCTGTGcacgtctcacacacacacacacacacacacacacacacacacacacacacacaccacaccaccacatacatacacacacacacacacacacacacactctatatCACACTCTCtatcacactctcacactctctctcacactccctTTCCCCCCACTCTTTCTCTCCTCACTGGCATATTGATGGAGCGCAGCTCAGCAGAGAGCATGGTCACCAGactgggcgtgtgtgtgtgcttgccaGCTTTTTATCTTCAACCTTGGCAGAGCTGAGAGTGATGTATTGTCAGCCTATTTGTGTTTGACTTGATGAGACCTTATGACCTCATTTATTAGCTAAGCTGCTGAGCACGAATGATGCTAAAATTGAAAGACATTAGACTTCATCCCTTTTACTTGTTGTTTCTCAATACCGAACATAGTTTTTTAAAGCAGTTAAGAGTTTTCTGTCAACCTTGGTCGATCATTTAACAGATGGTGAGAATTGCAGGAGGCTgccaaaatcaacaaaaaataaaagttccACAAGAACAACCGAGTACAAGTATCACAACAGCCAGGCAGGTATATTTGGGTTGAGCAGGAGGCTGAGGCCACCACCGAATAAGGTGGTATAACAGGCTAAGACAGGCTAAGACAGGCTAAGACAGGCTAAGACACCCTCCTACAGTGCACACTGACAGCATGTACACCAACCTAACCTAACCGTAACCAAAAGGTCCGTGGAATCCGTGTCTTTGCCAAACCTTTCTTTGTGAATCCTCTGTTTAGTGTTTTCTCTGCAATAGACCTGAAACATAAAAGACTAAGGTAATTCTGATTTATTGTCTGCAAATTAGAATTACATGGTTATTAAAGGCTATGTACAATAAAATGCGATGATGCATGGTTGTATAATAAGATCTGGTTACCGAAATCCAAGATGGCATCTGTTCATTCCTGATCTAGTACTGCAGTAGGTTTCTTTGCTGCAGGACCACATTTGGCCTATGAGGCAATTAGCAGCACGGATAAACAGCATGCCATATCTCTTGTATCCATCTGCCATATGACATAATGTGACAAGGAATTACATAATAGTCATGACTGTAATGTCTAggaatgacacaaaaaaagtcaattttgtCTCTGTTGTTTCTGTTATTGGAAGCTGCATGTGTCTGTCTCTAGATTAGAATATATAGAATATTtctggtaaaataaaaatataaaatcattttttttagatttagggTTATCAATAGGATCCACCTCTGTTTCTTCCCTCTGTGGAGAAATACTGCTGACAGGAatgaaggatggatggatggatagatgagtGAACTGATCCCAGATCTGTCACTGAACAAATAGGGTTTATAGGGGGCGTGGCTTTTATTGTTCTTGTTAAACCGTTAAAGCATCCCCAGAGGGTAAACAATATAAGTGAAACAAGGGAGGGGAGGATGGATATTAGGAGGTTTGTTGAAGTATTCAGAAGTAATGTGTATGCCAAATAGGGCGTTAGAGTAGGTCATAGAGCACAAACCTCACAGAGGGGAGTCATTCAAAGAcattcaaacattaaaaaatgttccaaaaaagaaaatcaagagAACTGCTGGAGCAAATATGTTGTATATAGGCAAGATCAATTCAATCAGTGCCTGGAAATTCACTCAACACGCAACAGAAGGTTGTTTTCCTCTTGATATAACACCTGCAGTAGTTGAACCACAAAAGCAGGTGAAGGGTGCCCACACTTCTAGCATTTGTTTTACCTGTGCAGAAATTGGGTGGCTAACCGCACACTGTTTCTTCCTCTTTCATAGTTTGGCAAGCATTTTGGTCCATGAGTTGCcagttataaaaaacaaacctgagtTGCATGGATTTCTGGTGGCCAATTTGACTGAGATTAAAGACCAGTGCACACTATCTCCTTAGTGACCAATTTTTGGGCTCTACTGCtcctaaacaaaaacaaatgcggATAATGCAGCATCTTAAGAGCTAAAAAGAGATTTGCTGATGTCAGGCCTGTGAATGCGTGTGTGTCATGACATCAGCTTGCGTCTTAAAATCTTCATCACAAACGTGTGAGTCATCAAGTGCATTACCTGCCACAGCTAACAAGATTCCCCTCATCAATTCCTCTAAGTGGTAATCCGTATAGAGTTGGGGGGTGTTGAAAAGTAGAGTGAGTCTTGAGGAGGGAAGCAGAAGAAGCAAAGGCTAAACCTGGACATACACATAGTTATTTACTCCTGTGAGGGTCAAGGAGCACAGGAAAAATTTGGAGagtcttctgttgttgtttcttcttgCTCTCTCTGATTTGTTCTGAAGCTTTTGGGGATTGTCTGGTGGCGGTGGAGGCCATGTGGCTGGAGCTTTATCAGGGTTTTATGCTGTGAGCCTTTGGCCAACTGTTACCACGTGCCTGGTAAGAAAACTGTAGACTGGACATACATGATAAACCATGTTAGCTTTGTGTGCAGATAAACAAATGGTGACAAATGGCCTGAAAAAGAACCTCATGTTTAAGACAGACATTTGTTACTTTTGTCTCTTTTAGATTAGattggattagattagattagattatactttattcatcccacagcggggaaatttccttattacagcagcagcattttctacaataagagcaaaaacaaacaaatacacaagtaaacacacaacaagcaaacagcagacagtgagCAGAAGGTATTTTAGTAGTCTACATCCCTTTCTTCTATATGCCAAACACTTCATCtgtatgtaacatttgcaagcaggtgtgagtgagtgtgtttacTAAGTCCGTATGTCTAAGCCTTGTCTGACTGACAACCTTGTCCTTGGTAGGTCTCAGCCTGAGTTATTGCCGCCACAGGACGTAAGAGTGTGCATGTCCTCAGTTTGTCCTGTCAGGGCAACACAACATGAGTAGAGGAGAAAAACGTTATATATTCACCAATCATCTGTCCAAGAAGTAGCAGTGTGGTCATTCCCTCCTGTCCTGAGAGCTCTGGTGCATCATGGAGTCTGTGGTGAGAGTAAAAAAGACGTTGAGGACACCCATCAGAAAGCTGACCAGCTGTGTGTCGGGGGTGAAGGAGAGGGAGTTGTGTGCCAAACGCAGGAAGAGGAGGGGCAGAGATGGGAGAGCAAGAGGAGGATGCAACAGGTTGGGGAGGACCCCTCCTCTCCAACCATCACACCCCAAAGAACCGTCAATCATCTGCTCGTACCAGGCGGACCTGGAGATGGAGAGGCAAGTGGACACACAATTTAGAGACAC
The Etheostoma spectabile isolate EspeVRDwgs_2016 chromosome 6, UIUC_Espe_1.0, whole genome shotgun sequence genome window above contains:
- the clk2b gene encoding dual specificity protein kinase CLK2b isoform X1, producing MGKTEMCSLYKGFLDCICLCLSRSSDEAAGDNERDTENGHLIYKSGDVLEDRYEIIETLGEGTFGKVVQCLDHCRGGGGVALKIIKNLDKYREAAKLEINVLEKISERDPDNRHHCVRMVDWFNYYGHVCITFELLSLSTFDFLKANNFLPYPINQIRHMAHQICDAVSFLHDNKLTHTDLKPENILFVNSGYSLMYNAEKKCSERRINDTTVRLVDFGSAIFDHEHHSALISTRHYRAPEIILELGWSHPCDVWSIGCILFEYYKGFTLYQTHDNKEHLAMMESIQGPVPQRMIQRSRKQKYFHRGRLDWNQCSKAGRYVKAKCKPLRKYLLSHGTEHHQFFYLLERMLEYEPSTRISLSSALCHPFFLPLHHPGRSQTWRKSCDMSR
- the clk2b gene encoding dual specificity protein kinase CLK2b isoform X2, giving the protein MVDWFNYYGHVCITFELLSLSTFDFLKANNFLPYPINQIRHMAHQICDAVSFLHDNKLTHTDLKPENILFVNSGYSLMYNAEKKCSERRINDTTVRLVDFGSAIFDHEHHSALISTRHYRAPEIILELGWSHPCDVWSIGCILFEYYKGFTLYQTHDNKEHLAMMESIQGPVPQRMIQRSRKQKYFHRGRLDWNQCSKAGRYVKAKCKPLRKYLLSHGTEHHQFFYLLERMLEYEPSTRISLSSALCHPFFLPLHHPGRSQTWRKSCDMSR